A single genomic interval of Chloroherpetonaceae bacterium harbors:
- a CDS encoding methyltransferase domain-containing protein, translated as MQYDPIKRSLGKVFGKTPFLRKVFYRLLDWLFLRTWYVHRELKAWAKAQQNGACILDAGAGFGQYVYFLSRLNPAWQILAVDVKAEQVEDCNRFFQAIGKQNVTFKTADLTAFCQPDAFDLVLTIDVMEHIEDDIRVFKNLFNSMKKGGLLIISTPSDKGGSDAQHSHEEPHNEAHGFIDEHVRDGYSIEDIQQKLATAGFQRIEAHYTYGKPGSIAWRLSIKYPIQLLGISQIFFVLLPVYYLFVYPIALVLNYLDMNITHRSGTGLLVKAWKL; from the coding sequence ATGCAATACGACCCAATTAAGCGTAGCTTGGGCAAGGTCTTCGGCAAAACACCCTTTCTGCGCAAAGTCTTTTACCGCTTGCTGGATTGGCTTTTTTTGCGCACATGGTATGTGCATCGCGAGCTGAAAGCGTGGGCAAAGGCGCAGCAAAACGGTGCATGCATTTTAGACGCAGGCGCAGGCTTTGGGCAGTATGTCTATTTCCTGTCACGCCTCAATCCAGCGTGGCAAATCCTTGCCGTCGATGTGAAGGCTGAGCAGGTAGAGGATTGCAATCGATTTTTCCAAGCAATCGGCAAGCAGAATGTGACATTTAAAACCGCTGACCTGACCGCATTCTGCCAACCTGATGCATTCGACCTTGTGCTCACGATTGATGTGATGGAACACATTGAAGATGATATAAGGGTGTTTAAAAACCTCTTTAACTCAATGAAGAAAGGCGGTCTCCTAATTATCTCCACACCGTCCGACAAAGGTGGCTCTGATGCACAGCATAGCCACGAGGAGCCTCATAATGAAGCACACGGTTTCATTGACGAACATGTGCGCGACGGCTACAGCATTGAGGATATTCAGCAAAAATTAGCTACAGCAGGCTTCCAGCGCATTGAAGCCCACTACACCTATGGCAAGCCGGGAAGCATAGCGTGGCGACTGTCTATAAAATACCCAATTCAACTTTTGGGCATCTCGCAAATTTTCTTCGTTCTCCTACCAGTCTACTACCTCTTTGTGTATCCGATTGCACTGGTGCTAAACTACTTGGATATGAACATCACACATCGAAGCGGAACAGGCTTGCTCGTAAAGGCTTGGAAACTCTAA
- the hemG gene encoding protoporphyrinogen oxidase yields the protein MNIEVAVIGAGLAGLSAAYRLKQRRISVAVIEAASQVGGKVQSLSLNGFTFDVGPNTVLESNEAIARLVTDLELRNDIIWASAAAKARYILKRGKLVALSPSPALLFSPLLSLPAKWRLLKEPFIPPSQRQETVAAFFERRFGREVLEYLIDPFLAGTFGARPEDIALESAFPVLAAWERQYGSVFRGALQARKGKKDTRRFSRKMFSFAGGFYEVIRRLSEKLLPELWLSAQVQAITRSTEGFRLSLIQKDKPQTLLAKRLLFATPASETAKLLEPLAPDLAKRLAEIPYSPIAQVFLGYKSGSTPPLTGFGFLVPSIERRKILGAVFNHAIFPQRYNDVALTVFIGGSRQPELVALSEAELTALACTELKEILGISATPIASAVVSWPAAIPQYGLSHSEILKAVAEYEQRCGEVFFAGNWRGGISVPDTVRQAEEVAQAILRTLAPAPSTHQLAH from the coding sequence ATGAACATTGAAGTAGCCGTAATTGGTGCAGGACTTGCTGGTCTGTCAGCAGCCTATCGCTTGAAGCAAAGAAGGATTTCAGTCGCTGTGATAGAAGCAGCCTCACAAGTGGGTGGCAAGGTGCAATCATTGTCGCTAAATGGTTTCACATTTGATGTGGGACCGAACACAGTGCTGGAGTCAAATGAGGCGATAGCACGCTTGGTGACCGACTTAGAGCTGCGCAATGACATCATTTGGGCAAGCGCAGCTGCAAAAGCCCGATATATCTTGAAACGTGGTAAGCTGGTAGCGCTTTCGCCTTCACCCGCCTTGCTTTTTAGCCCACTGCTATCGCTGCCAGCAAAGTGGCGACTGCTGAAAGAACCTTTCATACCACCTAGCCAGAGGCAAGAAACAGTTGCTGCGTTTTTTGAGCGTCGCTTTGGCAGAGAGGTGTTGGAGTATCTCATCGACCCATTTCTTGCAGGCACATTTGGTGCTCGCCCCGAAGATATCGCGCTGGAATCAGCCTTCCCTGTGCTGGCAGCTTGGGAACGGCAGTATGGAAGCGTGTTCAGAGGGGCACTGCAAGCGCGTAAGGGCAAAAAGGATACGAGAAGGTTTTCACGCAAGATGTTTTCATTCGCAGGCGGGTTTTACGAGGTTATTAGGCGCTTATCGGAGAAGCTATTGCCAGAACTATGGCTGAGCGCGCAGGTGCAGGCTATCACACGCAGCACGGAGGGCTTTCGCCTATCACTCATCCAAAAAGACAAACCCCAAACACTGCTGGCAAAGCGACTGCTCTTTGCAACGCCTGCATCTGAGACAGCTAAGTTGCTCGAGCCGCTTGCGCCAGACTTAGCAAAGCGGCTTGCAGAAATTCCATACTCACCGATTGCGCAAGTCTTCTTGGGCTATAAGTCAGGTAGCACACCACCACTAACAGGATTTGGTTTCCTTGTGCCAAGCATTGAGCGACGCAAGATTTTAGGTGCAGTGTTTAATCACGCAATTTTCCCGCAGCGGTATAACGATGTGGCGCTTACAGTGTTCATCGGTGGCTCACGTCAGCCTGAGCTGGTGGCGCTATCTGAAGCGGAGCTAACTGCACTGGCGTGCACGGAACTAAAAGAGATTCTTGGCATCTCGGCTACGCCGATTGCATCAGCCGTGGTGAGTTGGCCGGCTGCGATTCCACAGTATGGTTTATCCCATTCGGAGATTCTGAAGGCGGTCGCTGAATATGAACAGCGCTGCGGAGAGGTCTTTTTTGCGGGCAACTGGCGCGGTGGCATTTCCGTGCCTGATACTGTACGTCAAGCCGAAGAAGTGGCGCAAGCAATTCTACGCACACTTGCGCCTGCACCCTCAACGCATCAACTTGCGCACTAA
- a CDS encoding arsenate reductase ArsC: MKRSILFLCTANAIRSQMAKGWLEHLSSDFIAYSAGILPNGQVDDLAVEVMRDVGIDIASYRSQEIETLRHTPIDILITMSSTAYRECPSWLYSQPNLISGHWGFEDVSGKSKSRYRRLRDEIGAHIRAFLAAYHPEQSPSEVAALVRKLMR, from the coding sequence ATGAAACGCTCTATTCTTTTTCTCTGCACTGCAAATGCGATTCGCTCGCAGATGGCTAAAGGCTGGCTGGAGCATCTTTCGTCTGACTTTATTGCCTACAGTGCTGGCATTCTACCAAATGGTCAGGTAGATGACTTAGCCGTGGAAGTAATGCGTGATGTTGGCATTGATATTGCATCATATCGCTCACAAGAGATTGAGACCTTGCGTCACACCCCAATTGACATCTTAATTACGATGAGCAGCACAGCGTATCGTGAGTGTCCATCTTGGCTTTATTCACAGCCAAATCTTATCAGCGGGCACTGGGGCTTTGAGGACGTTTCAGGGAAGAGCAAGTCCCGCTACCGTCGACTGCGTGATGAGATTGGAGCGCACATTCGCGCTTTTCTTGCAGCGTATCATCCTGAGCAAAGTCCAAGTGAAGTTGCTGCCTTAGTGCGCAAGTTGATGCGTTGA
- a CDS encoding DegT/DnrJ/EryC1/StrS family aminotransferase, with product MEPSAKKIQLVDLVGLHARLKPELDAEIQKVIESAAFINGAAVGELECALAAYLGVRFAIGCGNGTDALQIALMALGIGHGDEVITTPFSFAATVEAIFLVGATPRYVDIDPQTFNIHPEAIPAAITPRTKAILPVHLYGQPAAIDSIVEIAQQHHLFVIEDNAQSFGASYKGKKAGTFGHISTTSFFPAKNLGAFGDGGAMFTNDEALFWKLKMIAQHGAKVRYQHEYLGMNSRLDTLQAAVLKVKLKYLDDFNCARRRAADFYDRYLAEARVQRPYRDPNAFHIFHQYTILLPEAGLRDELHKFLSAHGVPSTVHYPIPLHLQKAFIDARYPKGSLPIAESVAERVLSLPMHTELDEEQIAFICEKIVAFVGKR from the coding sequence ATGGAACCCTCCGCCAAAAAAATTCAACTTGTCGACCTTGTGGGGCTGCACGCTCGCTTAAAGCCAGAATTAGACGCAGAAATTCAAAAGGTAATTGAGAGTGCAGCGTTCATCAACGGGGCGGCAGTCGGCGAGTTAGAATGTGCGCTTGCAGCCTATCTGGGCGTACGCTTTGCAATCGGGTGTGGCAATGGCACTGATGCACTGCAAATTGCATTGATGGCACTTGGCATCGGGCATGGCGATGAAGTCATCACCACCCCTTTTTCCTTTGCTGCAACGGTAGAGGCAATTTTTCTCGTTGGCGCTACGCCACGCTACGTTGACATCGACCCGCAAACTTTCAACATCCATCCTGAGGCTATTCCAGCAGCCATCACCCCACGCACTAAGGCAATTTTGCCAGTTCATCTTTACGGACAGCCTGCAGCTATTGACAGCATTGTAGAAATTGCGCAGCAGCATCATCTCTTTGTGATTGAAGACAACGCACAATCCTTCGGTGCAAGCTACAAAGGGAAAAAGGCCGGCACATTTGGGCACATTAGCACGACCAGCTTTTTCCCAGCGAAGAATTTGGGAGCTTTCGGCGATGGCGGCGCAATGTTCACGAATGACGAAGCACTTTTCTGGAAACTTAAAATGATTGCCCAACATGGCGCCAAAGTGCGCTATCAGCACGAGTATCTTGGAATGAACTCGCGTTTAGACACTCTTCAGGCCGCCGTGCTAAAAGTTAAGCTCAAGTATCTTGATGATTTCAACTGCGCTCGCCGCCGCGCTGCTGACTTTTACGACCGCTACCTTGCCGAAGCACGGGTGCAGCGTCCATACCGTGACCCTAATGCCTTTCACATCTTTCACCAATACACTATTCTTTTGCCTGAAGCAGGCCTAAGAGATGAGCTACACAAATTCCTCAGTGCACACGGTGTGCCAAGCACGGTGCACTACCCGATTCCGTTACATCTGCAAAAAGCTTTCATTGATGCACGCTACCCCAAAGGCTCACTACCAATTGCTGAGTCTGTTGCCGAGCGCGTGCTCTCGCTTCCTATGCACACGGAGTTAGATGAAGAGCAGATTGCATTCATTTGCGAAAAAATTGTTGCGTTCGTTGGTAAGCGCTAA
- a CDS encoding glycosyltransferase — MNRPLHKVLMLAYYFPPMGLSGVQRTAKFVKYLPEFGWKPIVLTIYPTAYFAYDETLLQELSHPAIDIVRTGTHDITHLAALAAPQKTFTMPPEETRSLLSALSQLIFFPDNKIGWKKLAFAKACEIIEREKDIAVIYSTAPPFTSHLIALELRAKYQLPIVLDFRDPWVENPAHFYWTPWHKRKHEALEEKALLYADRIITANRALKELFLKKYFGKLTHKDISIIWHGYDAEDFQRAQPDNRVRRKLRFVYSGRFFLSSPKPFFKGLKVAIEKEPALREHLEVCFVGIFPKAYLRLAEKYGLKDLVEVRGYRPHLEAVAELLKADVLWATLDDVKGAETITHGKLFEYLAARKTLFGIVPDGAAKQLILDANGLVAHPKNIKEIASKILELYDLWKRNALPTPNEEFVVRFDRRNLTAQLAKEFAQFVRIE; from the coding sequence ATGAACCGACCGCTACACAAGGTCTTGATGCTTGCTTACTACTTTCCACCAATGGGGCTTTCTGGAGTGCAGCGCACAGCAAAGTTTGTCAAGTATTTGCCTGAATTTGGTTGGAAACCGATTGTGCTGACTATCTACCCGACCGCTTACTTTGCTTACGATGAAACGCTGCTTCAAGAGCTTTCTCATCCAGCTATTGACATTGTGCGCACCGGCACGCATGACATCACCCACCTTGCTGCACTGGCTGCGCCACAGAAGACCTTTACAATGCCCCCCGAAGAAACACGCTCACTACTCAGTGCCCTTAGTCAGCTGATTTTTTTCCCTGACAATAAAATTGGCTGGAAAAAACTGGCATTTGCTAAAGCCTGCGAAATTATTGAGCGTGAAAAAGATATTGCAGTGATTTACTCCACTGCGCCGCCTTTCACTTCACACCTTATCGCATTAGAACTGCGTGCCAAGTATCAATTGCCCATAGTGCTCGACTTTCGCGACCCATGGGTTGAAAACCCTGCTCACTTTTACTGGACACCTTGGCATAAGCGCAAACACGAGGCACTTGAAGAAAAAGCCTTGCTATACGCTGACAGAATCATTACAGCCAATCGTGCTTTGAAAGAACTTTTTCTCAAAAAATACTTTGGGAAACTGACGCACAAAGACATTTCTATTATCTGGCATGGCTACGACGCTGAGGATTTTCAGCGCGCACAGCCTGACAATCGCGTGCGTCGCAAATTGCGTTTTGTCTACTCAGGTCGATTTTTTCTTAGCTCCCCTAAGCCTTTCTTCAAAGGCTTGAAAGTCGCTATTGAGAAAGAGCCTGCTCTACGCGAGCACTTGGAAGTCTGTTTCGTCGGTATTTTTCCAAAAGCCTATCTGCGCCTTGCCGAAAAGTATGGGCTGAAAGACCTTGTAGAGGTGCGTGGCTATCGTCCGCATCTGGAAGCTGTGGCAGAACTACTTAAAGCCGATGTGTTATGGGCTACGCTAGACGATGTGAAGGGCGCCGAAACGATTACGCATGGAAAACTTTTTGAATATCTTGCTGCCAGAAAAACTTTATTCGGTATTGTGCCCGATGGCGCCGCTAAGCAGCTTATTTTAGATGCAAATGGTCTGGTGGCCCATCCAAAGAACATCAAAGAAATTGCAAGCAAAATCTTAGAGCTTTATGACCTTTGGAAACGCAATGCTTTGCCTACGCCTAACGAAGAATTTGTGGTGCGCTTTGATCGCCGAAACTTGACTGCACAACTTGCCAAAGAGTTTGCACAATTTGTCCGAATCGAGTAG
- a CDS encoding glycosyltransferase: MKHLLIVAYYFPPSGGPGVQRVLKFVKYLREFEVRPVVLTVENGDFPVRDESLLSEIPPDVKVYRTPIFEPYRIYRKLTGKPADAPVDVNNIPKPGERRTLAEHFAEFVRSNFFIPDARIGWLFYATAQGRKIIEQEAIDCLYSSSPPYTCALIARSLKRQTGLPWIAGFRDPWTGFLSTPVRYGLAKKIDEHLERSVYAECDRLEVAWAGIGKDFQKKYPDINAEKIVHIENGFDEADIPDLRFPRNEKFTVCYTGSMYGKRSPEQFLTAVRSLVQQGKVDVEKIELKFIGRFGANILPLFEEPTLKPSIVVKPYMPHSESIRELLSADVLLLVVDESTDSAEIVPGKVYEYLGTKRPIIALAPDGAIAMLIRETNAGIVAHFHDQNAIEQAFLHYYERFWQCQPLWEGKPDAIRKYTRRESAKKLAALVFQLTSFQLKK; the protein is encoded by the coding sequence GTGAAGCATCTACTCATTGTTGCATATTACTTTCCGCCGTCAGGCGGCCCAGGCGTGCAGCGTGTGTTGAAGTTCGTTAAATATCTACGCGAGTTTGAGGTACGCCCTGTGGTACTTACTGTTGAGAATGGTGACTTTCCAGTGCGTGATGAAAGTTTGCTTTCTGAGATTCCTCCTGATGTAAAGGTGTATCGTACTCCAATTTTCGAGCCATATCGAATCTATCGCAAGCTGACAGGGAAGCCTGCCGATGCCCCTGTGGATGTCAACAACATTCCCAAGCCCGGTGAACGCCGCACTCTGGCAGAGCATTTTGCTGAATTTGTGCGCAGTAATTTTTTCATCCCAGATGCTCGCATTGGCTGGCTTTTCTATGCTACTGCCCAAGGTCGAAAAATTATTGAGCAAGAAGCGATTGACTGCCTTTATTCATCTTCACCGCCCTACACATGCGCCCTGATTGCGCGTTCGCTCAAGCGGCAAACCGGCCTGCCGTGGATTGCAGGCTTTCGCGACCCTTGGACAGGCTTCCTCTCCACGCCAGTGCGATACGGCTTAGCCAAGAAAATAGATGAGCACTTGGAGCGCAGCGTGTATGCAGAATGCGACCGACTGGAAGTAGCTTGGGCAGGAATTGGCAAAGACTTTCAGAAAAAGTATCCCGATATTAACGCAGAGAAAATCGTGCATATTGAGAATGGTTTTGACGAAGCTGACATTCCTGACCTTCGCTTTCCAAGAAATGAAAAATTCACCGTTTGCTACACTGGCTCAATGTATGGCAAGCGCTCACCGGAGCAATTTCTTACAGCGGTGCGCTCACTGGTGCAGCAAGGTAAAGTTGATGTTGAAAAAATTGAGTTGAAGTTTATCGGACGATTTGGCGCCAATATCTTGCCTCTTTTTGAGGAGCCAACGCTGAAGCCTTCGATTGTGGTGAAGCCCTATATGCCGCACTCTGAAAGCATTCGGGAACTCCTTTCCGCCGATGTGCTTTTGCTGGTGGTTGATGAATCGACGGACAGCGCTGAAATCGTGCCTGGCAAAGTGTATGAATACTTGGGCACCAAGCGCCCAATTATTGCCTTGGCGCCCGACGGTGCAATTGCTATGCTCATTCGTGAAACTAATGCTGGCATAGTGGCACATTTTCATGACCAAAACGCTATTGAGCAAGCATTTTTGCACTACTACGAGCGTTTCTGGCAATGCCAGCCACTTTGGGAAGGCAAGCCAGACGCTATTCGTAAATACACACGGCGAGAATCAGCAAAAAAACTTGCTGCGCTGGTGTTTCAGCTCACATCATTTCAGCTTAAAAAGTAG
- a CDS encoding clan AA aspartic protease, which yields MGIIFADIELVSGDDLTLAARGFLEPEKVRRVKVRALVDTGAFMLAINEKIRAELDLRKVDEQNVILGDGTKRRVDVVGPVELRFQNRRCTLDALVLPNENDVLMGALPLEELDVLIDPRKQTIVINPESPERASSILKGSRLGDRR from the coding sequence ATGGGCATCATCTTCGCAGATATTGAGCTGGTCAGTGGTGATGATTTAACGCTCGCAGCACGTGGATTCCTTGAACCTGAGAAAGTTCGCAGGGTCAAAGTGCGAGCACTGGTGGACACAGGCGCATTTATGCTTGCCATCAATGAAAAAATCAGAGCTGAGTTAGACCTGCGAAAAGTTGATGAGCAGAATGTGATTTTGGGTGATGGCACGAAGCGTAGAGTTGATGTTGTTGGACCTGTTGAGCTGCGTTTTCAGAATCGGCGCTGCACGCTTGATGCGCTGGTGCTACCGAATGAAAACGATGTCTTGATGGGTGCCCTGCCATTAGAAGAATTAGACGTGCTGATTGACCCACGCAAACAGACCATCGTCATCAATCCTGAAAGCCCTGAACGGGCTAGCTCCATCTTGAAGGGCAGTCGCTTGGGAGACAGGCGGTAG
- a CDS encoding protein-L-isoaspartate(D-aspartate) O-methyltransferase, protein MQLSDQDFKYRPKREAMVEALRKAGITNERVLRAFCNVKRHLFVDSAFWDSAYDDTPLPIGQNQTISQPFTVAYMTQLVADYYPAGKKVLEIGTGSGYQAAIFYDLGYKVYTIERIPELYEKAKRTFEMLGLNIMTRLGDGSLGWPSMAPFDAIVVTAGSPDVPKSLLQQLAEDGRLIIPIGSPTRQKMSLFHRQGDTVYETQLHDFAFVPLIGKEGWQRCG, encoded by the coding sequence ATGCAGCTAAGTGACCAAGACTTTAAGTATCGCCCGAAGCGTGAGGCGATGGTAGAAGCGCTTCGGAAAGCTGGCATTACCAATGAGCGTGTCCTACGCGCTTTTTGCAATGTTAAGCGGCATCTCTTTGTCGATTCAGCATTCTGGGATAGTGCCTACGATGATACCCCTTTGCCAATTGGGCAAAACCAGACAATTTCGCAGCCATTCACGGTGGCTTATATGACCCAGCTTGTGGCTGACTATTATCCCGCTGGTAAAAAAGTCTTGGAAATCGGCACAGGGTCGGGCTACCAAGCCGCAATTTTCTATGACTTAGGCTACAAGGTTTATACCATTGAGCGCATTCCAGAGCTATACGAAAAGGCCAAACGTACCTTCGAGATGCTCGGGCTAAACATTATGACCCGCTTAGGCGATGGCTCGCTCGGCTGGCCCTCTATGGCACCCTTTGACGCAATTGTCGTTACAGCTGGCTCACCTGATGTGCCGAAGTCGCTCTTGCAACAGCTGGCTGAAGACGGACGCTTGATTATCCCAATTGGCAGTCCTACCAGACAAAAGATGAGCCTTTTTCATCGACAGGGCGATACCGTTTATGAAACACAGCTTCACGACTTTGCTTTTGTGCCACTGATTGGCAAAGAGGGCTGGCAAAGGTGCGGTTAA
- a CDS encoding sulfite exporter TauE/SafE family protein, with translation MELLGYLGALAMGILLGLIGGGGSILTVPILVYFFSIDATLSTAYSLFIVGLTAVVGAISYWRNQLLDFKTAVVFSIPSFLAVYATRRFLMPLIPEQIVTVGSFTLTKNILVMVVFALLMIAAAVSMIRPQKNLPVEGEGKLEFNYPLILIEGAVVGVLTGFVGAGGGFLIIPALVVLARLPMKLAVGTSLLIIAAKSLIGFIGDVQNYHDKLNWVFLGLFSIIAVSGILVGSWLSKFISSAKLKPAFGWFVLVMGVFILFREAAKL, from the coding sequence ATGGAACTTCTCGGATATTTAGGCGCCCTTGCAATGGGCATTCTTCTGGGACTGATTGGCGGCGGTGGTTCTATTTTGACCGTGCCAATTCTTGTCTACTTCTTCTCAATTGATGCCACGCTCTCGACAGCCTACTCGCTCTTTATCGTGGGTCTGACGGCAGTAGTCGGCGCAATAAGCTACTGGCGCAATCAACTCTTAGACTTCAAGACGGCAGTAGTCTTTTCAATTCCCTCATTTTTAGCCGTCTATGCCACGCGCCGATTTCTGATGCCGCTCATTCCTGAGCAAATTGTCACCGTCGGCAGCTTTACGCTCACCAAGAACATTCTCGTGATGGTCGTCTTTGCGCTGCTAATGATTGCTGCGGCTGTCTCAATGATACGACCGCAGAAAAATCTGCCCGTTGAGGGTGAAGGAAAGCTTGAGTTCAACTATCCGCTTATCTTGATTGAAGGCGCAGTGGTAGGCGTACTTACAGGGTTTGTCGGCGCAGGGGGCGGCTTTCTCATCATTCCAGCACTGGTAGTGCTGGCTCGCTTGCCAATGAAACTTGCTGTAGGCACCTCGCTGCTTATCATCGCAGCCAAGTCGCTAATCGGCTTTATTGGCGATGTGCAAAACTACCACGATAAACTTAACTGGGTATTTCTGGGGCTCTTCTCTATCATTGCGGTCAGTGGCATTCTGGTTGGCAGTTGGCTAAGTAAGTTCATTAGCAGCGCAAAACTGAAGCCGGCCTTTGGCTGGTTCGTTTTGGTGATGGGCGTCTTCATTCTTTTCAGAGAAGCTGCCAAGCTATGA
- a CDS encoding DUF2490 domain-containing protein — MKQTRWISVVLVALSVQAYSQTFEGNAPTVEHEASVWARAGVQLLFDSLPLSLTLDTQLRAGGKQAEFQTLQGRVHLNYHFSPQTSVSVGGIAFTPQRGIATNIALLQAIHSFASEGVQPALRIRWDYRWQTNYNLPAATTQASWRLRLQPILLVPIAQSLKLLLNNEFFFEEQSPWLIDENRFQVGLQWKVASNLSLLTAYQNRAFFGEKTRIEHTLFLVLLWGLRI; from the coding sequence ATGAAGCAAACGAGATGGATAAGTGTGGTGCTGGTTGCACTCTCGGTGCAGGCATATAGCCAAACTTTTGAAGGCAATGCGCCGACGGTTGAGCACGAAGCCTCAGTATGGGCGCGTGCAGGTGTGCAGCTTCTGTTCGACTCGCTACCGCTATCGCTCACACTCGACACGCAACTGCGAGCAGGAGGCAAACAGGCAGAGTTCCAGACCTTGCAAGGACGAGTGCATTTGAACTATCACTTCTCACCACAGACATCAGTCTCCGTTGGCGGCATTGCATTTACACCGCAGCGTGGCATTGCGACAAACATTGCACTGCTCCAAGCAATCCACTCTTTTGCAAGCGAAGGCGTGCAACCAGCGCTGCGCATTCGCTGGGATTATCGCTGGCAAACGAATTACAATTTACCTGCTGCAACAACCCAAGCAAGCTGGCGCCTGCGCCTGCAGCCGATTTTGCTCGTGCCAATAGCCCAGAGCCTTAAGCTCTTGCTCAATAACGAGTTCTTCTTTGAAGAGCAAAGCCCATGGCTGATTGACGAAAATCGCTTTCAGGTAGGCTTGCAGTGGAAGGTGGCGTCGAATCTGTCTCTGCTGACTGCGTATCAAAATCGTGCATTCTTTGGCGAAAAGACACGGATTGAACACACGCTCTTTTTAGTGTTGCTTTGGGGGCTACGCATTTAG
- a CDS encoding rhodanese-like domain-containing protein, which yields MKIERFYLNCLAHASYIIYDEESKEAAVVDPQRDTDQYDAFIKQNGLKLKYVLETHLHADFVSSHNELAQKYGATVVFGEKAGYKRPHLAAKHEEKLYLGRNVEITVFSTPGHTPESVCYGVRDLTKPNEPMSLFTGDTLFVGDVGRPDLLGAKMPAEVLASMLYDTVQYLKTFPDETKVYPAHGAGSACGKSLGNAEFTTIGREKLTNYAMKPMTREEFIAAVTVDQPEAPKYFSEDAVINREGAKTLEEVLAGVKPMSPDEFEQAMKNGAVVLDSRSPDDFSAGSIQGAVNIWRNGQMANWVGSLIPKSAQILVIADEGYELEAAMRCARIGYDSVIGYLKGGVQAWKQSGRPVITRQRLTPKQAFEEVKNGAVLLDVRKPAERKNKFIEGSLFITLTHLEEEVHKLPKDKKIVVHCAGGYRSATAVSLLNKHGFMNVTDVIGGIDAWQKDGLPVVVEQAEVCA from the coding sequence ATGAAAATCGAGCGTTTTTACCTCAACTGTTTGGCGCATGCTTCCTACATCATCTACGATGAAGAAAGCAAGGAAGCGGCAGTGGTCGACCCGCAACGTGATACCGACCAGTATGATGCATTCATCAAGCAAAATGGCTTGAAGCTCAAGTATGTCTTGGAGACGCACCTCCATGCAGATTTCGTCAGCAGCCACAATGAATTAGCTCAGAAGTATGGCGCAACAGTGGTCTTTGGCGAGAAGGCAGGCTACAAGCGTCCGCATCTTGCCGCTAAGCATGAAGAAAAGCTCTACTTGGGCAGGAATGTTGAAATCACAGTGTTCTCTACGCCTGGACACACCCCTGAGAGCGTCTGCTATGGCGTGCGTGATTTGACCAAGCCAAATGAGCCTATGTCGCTCTTTACAGGTGATACGCTCTTTGTCGGCGATGTCGGCCGTCCTGACCTCTTAGGGGCAAAAATGCCTGCTGAAGTGCTTGCAAGTATGCTCTACGACACTGTGCAATACCTTAAAACCTTCCCGGACGAAACTAAAGTCTATCCAGCGCACGGCGCGGGTTCTGCTTGTGGAAAGAGCTTAGGTAATGCGGAATTTACAACGATTGGCAGAGAGAAGCTCACCAACTATGCAATGAAGCCAATGACGCGTGAGGAGTTCATTGCGGCTGTGACGGTTGACCAACCTGAAGCGCCGAAGTATTTCAGCGAAGATGCGGTCATCAACCGAGAAGGGGCAAAAACGCTCGAGGAAGTGCTGGCAGGCGTAAAGCCTATGTCACCTGATGAATTTGAGCAAGCGATGAAAAATGGCGCGGTTGTCCTTGATTCGCGCTCACCTGACGATTTCTCGGCTGGCTCAATTCAAGGTGCTGTAAACATCTGGCGAAATGGTCAGATGGCAAACTGGGTTGGCTCGCTGATTCCAAAGTCTGCACAGATTTTGGTGATTGCGGACGAAGGCTATGAGCTGGAAGCCGCAATGCGCTGCGCACGCATCGGTTACGACAGTGTGATTGGCTATCTCAAAGGGGGAGTGCAAGCATGGAAGCAAAGCGGACGACCTGTTATCACACGCCAGCGCCTGACACCAAAACAAGCCTTTGAGGAAGTAAAGAATGGTGCAGTGCTGCTGGATGTGCGTAAGCCTGCCGAGCGCAAGAATAAGTTCATTGAAGGCTCCCTCTTTATCACGCTGACGCATCTGGAAGAAGAAGTGCACAAGTTGCCGAAGGATAAGAAAATCGTTGTGCATTGTGCAGGGGGCTATCGCTCAGCGACTGCTGTGAGCCTGCTCAACAAGCACGGCTTTATGAATGTAACCGATGTCATCGGCGGCATTGATGCATGGCAGAAAGACGGACTGCCAGTAGTCGTCGAACAAGCAGAAGTGTGCGCGTAA